The following are encoded together in the Blautia obeum ATCC 29174 genome:
- a CDS encoding DNA-directed RNA polymerase subunit beta, which yields MEKNRIRSVKTGKSMRMSYQRQKEVLEMPNLIEVQKDSYKWFLDEGLKEVFDDISPIADYGGKFSLEFIDFTYDAKDAKYTIAQCKERDVTYAAPLKVRVRLINKETEEINEHEIFMGDLPLMTETGTFVINGAERVIVSQLVRSPGIYYAIAHDKLGKRLFSSTVIPNRGAWLEYETDSNDVFYVRVDRTRKVPITVLIRALGIGTNAEIVELFGEEPKILASFTKDTSTNYQEGLLELYKKIRPGEPLAVESAESLIMAMFFDPRRYDLAKVGRYKFNKKLHFNKRIVGHKLGEAVVDPSTGEILAEEGTNVTIELADKIQNAAVPFVWIQGEERKIKVLSSMMVDITAHVDLDCDPKELGVTELVYYPVLEKILEENDNLEDIKAAIKRDIHDLIPKHITKEDILASINYNMHLEYGIGNDDDIDHLGNRRIRSVGELLQNQYRIGLSRLERVVRERMTTQDTESISPQSLINIKPVTAAVKEFFGSSQLSQFMDQNNPLGELTHKRRLSALGPGGLSRDRAGFEVRDVHYSHYGRMCPVETPEGPNIGLINSLASYARINEYGFIEAPYRKIDKTDPSNPIVTDDVVYMTADEEDNYHVAQANEPLDEEGHFLHKNVSGRFREETQEYEKRMFDYMDVSPKMVFSVATALIPFLQNDDANRALMGSNMQRQAVPLLTTEAPVVGTGMETKAAVDSGVCVLAKKSGTVLRSTSTDISIKNDDGTKDDYHLTKFLRSNQSNCYNQKPIVFQGEHVEAGQVIADGPSTANGELALGKNPLIGFMTWEGYNYEDAVLLSERLVQNDVYTSVHIEEYEAEARDTKLGPEEITRDVPGVGDDALKDLDERGIIRIGAEVRAGDILVGKVTPKGETELTAEERLLRAIFGEKAREVRDTSLKVPHGEYGIIVDAKVFTRENGDELSPGVNQAVRIYIAQKRKISVGDKMAGRHGNKGVVSRVLPVEDMPFLPNGRPLDIVLNPLGVPSRMNIGQVLEIHLSLAAKALGFNVSTPVFDGASEIDIQDTLELANDYVNIEDFEEFRAKYQDTLAPDVMEYLDEHKDHRELWKGVPISRDGKVQLRDGRTGEYFDGRVTIGHMHYLKLHHLVDDKIHARSTGPYSLVTQQPLGGKAQFGGQRFGEMEVWALEAYGASYTLQEILTVKSDDVVGRVKTYEAIIKGDNIPEPGIPESFKVLLKELQSLGLDVKVLRDDNTEVHLLETVDYGDTDLRSVIEGDSRHHREEESFGKHGYTKQEFEGEELVDVEEDEEDDDDFIDFDESYDDEDNE from the coding sequence ATGGAAAAAAACAGAATTCGTTCTGTAAAAACTGGAAAAAGCATGCGCATGAGCTACCAGAGACAAAAAGAAGTTCTGGAAATGCCGAATTTGATTGAAGTCCAGAAAGATTCCTATAAGTGGTTTCTCGATGAGGGCCTCAAAGAAGTGTTTGATGATATTTCTCCGATCGCGGATTATGGCGGAAAGTTTAGCCTGGAATTCATCGATTTCACGTATGACGCTAAAGATGCAAAATATACCATCGCACAGTGTAAAGAACGTGACGTAACTTACGCGGCACCTTTGAAGGTTCGCGTGCGACTGATCAATAAAGAAACAGAGGAAATCAACGAACACGAGATCTTCATGGGAGATCTTCCGTTAATGACAGAAACAGGTACTTTTGTTATTAATGGCGCTGAGCGTGTTATCGTCAGCCAGTTGGTACGTTCCCCTGGAATTTATTACGCAATTGCACATGATAAACTTGGTAAGAGACTGTTTTCCAGTACTGTTATTCCGAACAGAGGTGCATGGCTGGAATATGAAACAGATTCCAATGATGTATTCTATGTACGTGTGGACAGAACCCGTAAGGTTCCGATCACTGTGCTGATTCGTGCCCTTGGTATCGGCACCAATGCAGAAATCGTAGAATTATTCGGTGAAGAGCCGAAGATCCTTGCAAGTTTTACCAAGGATACATCTACCAATTATCAGGAAGGTCTTCTTGAACTGTATAAGAAGATCCGTCCGGGTGAGCCTCTTGCAGTAGAGAGTGCAGAGAGTCTTATCATGGCTATGTTCTTCGATCCGAGAAGATATGACCTTGCCAAGGTCGGCCGTTATAAATTTAATAAGAAACTTCATTTTAATAAACGTATTGTAGGACATAAGCTCGGAGAAGCTGTTGTTGATCCGTCTACAGGAGAAATCCTTGCAGAGGAAGGCACAAACGTAACAATCGAGCTTGCAGACAAGATTCAGAATGCAGCAGTACCATTTGTATGGATTCAGGGTGAAGAACGTAAGATCAAAGTTCTTTCCAGCATGATGGTTGATATTACAGCTCATGTAGATCTTGACTGTGATCCAAAAGAACTGGGTGTTACAGAATTAGTATACTATCCGGTACTTGAAAAAATCCTGGAAGAAAATGATAATCTCGAAGACATCAAAGCCGCTATCAAGAGAGATATCCATGATCTTATTCCGAAGCATATTACCAAAGAAGATATTTTGGCTTCCATTAACTACAATATGCATCTGGAATATGGCATCGGAAATGATGACGATATCGACCATCTGGGTAACCGTCGTATCCGTTCTGTTGGTGAACTCCTTCAGAATCAGTATCGTATCGGTCTTTCCAGACTGGAAAGAGTTGTACGTGAACGTATGACAACTCAGGACACAGAGAGTATTTCTCCACAGTCCCTGATCAATATCAAACCGGTAACAGCAGCAGTTAAGGAGTTCTTTGGTTCATCTCAGCTGTCACAGTTCATGGATCAGAATAACCCTCTTGGTGAGCTGACACATAAGAGACGTCTTTCTGCACTGGGACCTGGCGGTCTGTCACGAGACAGAGCCGGATTCGAGGTACGAGATGTCCACTATTCTCATTATGGACGTATGTGCCCTGTTGAGACTCCTGAAGGTCCTAACATCGGTCTGATCAACTCCCTTGCATCTTATGCAAGAATCAATGAGTATGGATTTATTGAGGCTCCTTATCGTAAAATCGATAAAACAGATCCGTCAAATCCGATCGTAACAGATGATGTTGTATATATGACAGCTGATGAGGAAGATAACTATCATGTAGCTCAGGCAAATGAGCCATTGGATGAAGAGGGACATTTCCTCCACAAAAACGTATCCGGTCGATTCCGTGAAGAGACTCAGGAATATGAGAAACGTATGTTTGATTACATGGACGTATCACCTAAGATGGTATTTTCTGTAGCGACAGCGCTGATTCCTTTCCTTCAGAACGATGATGCTAACCGTGCGCTGATGGGATCCAACATGCAGCGTCAGGCAGTACCGCTTCTTACAACAGAAGCTCCTGTAGTAGGAACTGGTATGGAAACAAAAGCGGCTGTTGACTCAGGTGTATGCGTTCTGGCTAAGAAGTCCGGTACCGTTCTTCGTTCCACATCTACAGATATCAGTATCAAGAATGATGATGGAACAAAAGATGATTATCATCTTACAAAATTCCTCCGCAGTAACCAGAGTAACTGCTACAACCAGAAGCCGATCGTATTCCAGGGTGAACATGTAGAAGCAGGACAGGTTATCGCAGATGGTCCGTCTACTGCAAATGGTGAGCTTGCTCTTGGTAAGAACCCGCTGATCGGATTCATGACATGGGAAGGTTACAACTATGAGGATGCTGTTCTGTTAAGTGAGAGACTGGTACAGAACGATGTCTATACTTCTGTTCATATTGAAGAATATGAAGCAGAAGCACGTGATACAAAACTTGGACCGGAAGAGATCACAAGAGATGTTCCGGGTGTCGGTGATGACGCACTGAAAGATCTGGATGAGCGTGGTATTATCCGTATCGGTGCAGAGGTTCGTGCCGGCGATATTCTTGTTGGTAAAGTTACTCCTAAGGGAGAAACAGAGCTAACAGCAGAAGAACGTCTTCTGCGTGCAATCTTTGGTGAGAAAGCAAGAGAAGTTCGTGATACTTCCCTTAAAGTTCCTCACGGAGAATATGGTATTATCGTAGATGCCAAAGTATTTACAAGAGAGAATGGCGATGAGCTGTCTCCTGGAGTAAATCAGGCAGTACGTATTTATATTGCTCAGAAACGTAAGATTTCTGTTGGTGACAAGATGGCTGGTCGTCATGGTAACAAGGGTGTTGTTTCCCGTGTACTTCCTGTTGAGGATATGCCATTCCTGCCGAACGGACGTCCACTGGATATCGTACTGAACCCACTGGGTGTACCTTCACGTATGAATATCGGTCAGGTCCTTGAAATCCACTTAAGTCTTGCTGCCAAAGCACTTGGATTCAACGTTTCCACACCGGTATTTGATGGTGCGAGTGAAATTGATATCCAGGATACTCTGGAACTGGCAAATGATTATGTAAATATTGAAGATTTTGAAGAATTCCGTGCAAAATATCAGGATACACTTGCACCTGATGTTATGGAATATCTGGATGAACACAAAGATCACAGAGAATTGTGGAAAGGTGTTCCGATTTCCAGAGATGGTAAAGTACAGCTCCGTGACGGACGTACAGGTGAATACTTCGACGGTCGTGTAACAATCGGACACATGCATTACCTGAAACTGCATCATCTGGTTGATGATAAGATCCATGCGCGTTCTACAGGTCCTTACTCACTTGTTACACAGCAGCCTCTGGGTGGTAAAGCTCAGTTTGGTGGACAGCGTTTCGGTGAGATGGAGGTTTGGGCTCTGGAGGCATATGGTGCTTCGTATACACTGCAGGAAATCCTGACAGTTAAGTCCGATGACGTTGTTGGACGTGTTAAGACTTATGAAGCAATCATCAAGGGCGACAATATTCCTGAACCAGGTATCCCTGAGTCCTTCAAAGTTCTTCTGAAAGAACTTCAGTCTCTGGGTCTGGATGTCAAAGTCCTCAGAGATGACAATACAGAAGTACATCTGCTGGAAACAGTAGATTATGGTGATACAGACCTTCGTTCTGTAATCGAAGGTGACAGCAGACATCACAGAGAAGAAGAGTCCTTCGGAAAACATGGTTACACCAAACAGGAATTCGAAGGTGAAGAACTTGTAGATGTTGAAGAGGATGAGGAAGACGATGATGATTTCATCGACTTCGACGAGTCCTACGATGATGAAGACAACGAGTAG
- the rplL gene encoding 50S ribosomal protein L7/L12 yields the protein MAKLTTEEFIAAIKELSVLELNELVKACEEEFGVSAAAGVVVAAAGAAGEAAEEKDEFDVELTEVGPNKVKVIKVVREVTGLGLKEAKAVVDGAPKALKEGASKAEAEDIKTKLEAEGAKVTLK from the coding sequence ATGGCAAAATTAACAACAGAAGAATTTATTGCAGCAATCAAAGAATTATCTGTATTAGAATTAAATGAACTCGTAAAAGCTTGCGAAGAAGAATTCGGTGTATCCGCAGCAGCAGGTGTTGTAGTAGCAGCAGCTGGAGCAGCTGGAGAAGCAGCTGAAGAAAAAGATGAGTTCGACGTAGAACTTACAGAAGTTGGACCGAACAAAGTAAAAGTTATCAAAGTTGTTCGTGAAGTTACCGGTCTTGGACTGAAAGAAGCTAAAGCAGTAGTTGACGGTGCTCCGAAAGCTCTTAAAGAAGGCGCATCCAAAGCAGAAGCTGAAGACATCAAAACAAAACTTGAAGCAGAAGGCGCTAAGGTTACACTTAAATAA
- the rplJ gene encoding 50S ribosomal protein L10 produces MAKVELKQPIVDEIANSIKDAQAVVLVNYSGLTVEQDTILRKELREAGVQYKVYKNTMMNRAFAGTACESLCPHLEGTNALAISATDATAPARILAKYAKQFPALELIAGVVEGNYNDQAGIQALSQVPSREELLGKLLGSIQSPITNFARVLNQIAEAQGGADTEAAAE; encoded by the coding sequence ATGGCAAAAGTAGAACTGAAACAACCAATCGTAGATGAAATCGCAAACAGCATTAAAGACGCACAGGCAGTAGTACTTGTTAACTACAGTGGTCTTACAGTTGAACAGGATACAATTCTGCGTAAGGAGTTAAGAGAAGCTGGTGTTCAGTATAAAGTATACAAAAACACTATGATGAACCGTGCTTTTGCAGGAACAGCATGTGAAAGCCTTTGCCCACATCTGGAAGGAACAAACGCTCTGGCTATTTCCGCAACAGATGCTACAGCACCGGCAAGAATCCTTGCTAAATATGCAAAACAGTTCCCAGCTCTTGAGCTGATCGCAGGTGTAGTTGAAGGTAACTACAACGATCAGGCTGGAATCCAGGCACTGTCCCAGGTTCCGTCCAGAGAAGAACTTCTTGGAAAACTTCTTGGAAGTATCCAGTCTCCTATCACAAACTTCGCTCGTGTGCTTAATCAGATCGCAGAGGCACAGGGTGGCGCTGATACAGAGGCAGCCGCTGAGTAA
- a CDS encoding CDP-glycerol glycerophosphotransferase family protein, whose translation MIPDNQTLSSLNHKNPNGTVSVEVSSISADKAILTVKDFSFDNYEDLSIIIKETEFSEPAPLDFSISDTSLILNLSSLRSHFEFRRSKEFRIYILGVHDQKAELFLLKDKSQKAAPWNNFHLFTEEIYFDEDSAIRPTEYIGVLSADSKDNLCIHLCSRNKYLAQTHYCSLRSLKMNGGKLKICYDLETGYHEYVKTELSFRNKLAEDAVTYDFTTLSTNKRGNLLRIKISLDLNKVDWKSLYWDVNVLLYNQGNNKTNHISISMDTKQRMFQKFLYNGSYKTDNGFFFYPYYTGKKTLAFVYRNKGNYDGLDIVFKEFTAIFLYRLAKSYWNKKHICLVSEKFASMAQDNGYYFFKHCMDENEEAYLHKKIYYIISKDSPDHYKVDPYKKNVINFMSIRHMIYTQAADLIVSSDSRYHTYAMQCRHSIFNRYLRKKKFVFLQHGVIALKRVDAFYSKGMRGGCDLFVVSTNQEKQTIVDNFGYEPDEVINTGLPRWDVLEDTSNGNREILIMPTWRSWLDSVPDKDFEESDYFRHYMALLNSSHFSQLLEKYDLQVNFYLHAKFQEYSDNFKAVSDRIHLISFGEVAVNEMLMRCRMLITDYSSVCWDVLYQDKPTLFYQFDLDKYNEAHGSYIDMKTELFGDRAETEEQLMELLKETVLNDFRLKPEYELKRHEYLQFKDNQHSRHICEEIKEKL comes from the coding sequence ATGATACCAGATAACCAAACACTTTCATCTTTGAATCACAAGAATCCGAACGGAACTGTTTCTGTGGAAGTCTCTTCTATTTCAGCGGATAAAGCTATATTGACAGTTAAGGACTTTTCTTTCGATAATTACGAAGATCTTTCTATTATAATAAAGGAAACAGAGTTTTCTGAGCCTGCACCATTGGACTTTTCCATATCTGATACCTCACTGATTCTGAACCTTTCTTCTTTAAGATCTCATTTTGAGTTCAGACGCAGCAAAGAATTTCGAATTTATATTCTCGGAGTCCATGATCAGAAAGCCGAACTTTTTCTATTAAAGGATAAGAGTCAGAAAGCTGCTCCGTGGAACAACTTTCATCTCTTTACTGAGGAAATCTATTTTGATGAGGATTCCGCCATCCGCCCAACAGAGTACATTGGCGTACTCAGTGCTGATTCCAAAGATAATCTCTGTATTCATCTCTGCAGCCGCAACAAATATCTGGCCCAGACTCATTACTGTTCTCTGCGCAGCCTGAAAATGAACGGCGGCAAATTAAAAATTTGTTACGACCTGGAAACCGGGTATCATGAATATGTAAAAACCGAGCTGTCTTTCAGAAACAAACTTGCAGAGGATGCAGTTACTTACGACTTCACCACTCTAAGCACCAACAAACGCGGAAATCTTCTTCGTATAAAGATTTCACTTGATCTAAATAAAGTTGACTGGAAAAGTCTCTACTGGGATGTCAACGTTCTCCTATACAACCAGGGCAACAACAAGACAAACCACATTTCCATATCAATGGATACAAAACAACGTATGTTCCAGAAATTCCTTTACAATGGTTCCTACAAGACTGACAATGGATTTTTCTTCTATCCTTACTATACCGGAAAGAAAACACTTGCTTTTGTTTACCGAAATAAAGGGAACTACGACGGACTCGATATCGTTTTCAAGGAATTTACTGCAATATTCCTTTATCGCCTCGCAAAATCCTACTGGAACAAAAAACACATCTGCCTGGTTAGTGAAAAATTTGCTTCCATGGCTCAGGATAATGGATATTACTTCTTCAAACACTGCATGGACGAAAACGAAGAAGCTTATCTGCATAAAAAAATCTACTATATAATATCAAAAGATTCTCCTGATCATTATAAAGTAGATCCTTACAAAAAGAATGTGATCAATTTTATGTCCATCCGACACATGATCTATACACAGGCTGCTGATCTGATTGTCAGCTCTGACTCCAGATACCACACCTATGCAATGCAGTGTCGTCACAGTATTTTCAACCGCTATCTGCGCAAGAAGAAATTCGTCTTTCTTCAGCACGGCGTTATCGCCCTGAAAAGAGTTGATGCCTTTTACAGCAAAGGTATGCGTGGCGGCTGCGACCTCTTTGTAGTATCCACCAATCAGGAAAAACAGACGATCGTTGATAATTTTGGCTATGAGCCAGACGAAGTTATCAATACAGGTCTTCCCCGTTGGGATGTTCTTGAGGATACTTCTAACGGAAATCGTGAGATACTGATCATGCCAACCTGGCGAAGCTGGCTGGATTCCGTTCCGGATAAAGATTTTGAGGAAAGTGATTACTTCCGCCACTATATGGCTCTTTTGAATTCCAGTCATTTTAGTCAGCTTTTGGAAAAATATGATTTACAGGTCAATTTTTATCTGCATGCTAAATTCCAGGAATACTCCGATAACTTTAAGGCAGTCAGCGATCGTATCCATCTGATCTCTTTTGGAGAAGTTGCTGTCAATGAAATGCTCATGAGATGCCGTATGCTTATCACAGATTACTCCAGTGTATGCTGGGATGTCTTATATCAGGATAAACCAACTTTGTTTTATCAATTTGACCTTGATAAATATAACGAAGCTCACGGCAGTTACATAGATATGAAAACGGAACTGTTTGGAGACCGTGCCGAAACCGAGGAGCAGCTTATGGAACTTCTGAAGGAAACCGTTTTAAACGACTTCCGTCTGAAACCAGAGTATGAACTAAAACGTCACGAATATCTTCAGTTCAAGGATAATCAACACAGCCGCCATATCTGTGAAGAGATTAAGGAAAAGCTTTAA
- a CDS encoding CDP-glycerol glycerophosphotransferase family protein produces the protein MEKQISITKIKIRHSQILLFLNCPKKPETLQGELRFQNAWLNFCHPVAFYPVGKSLVCPINTDKLENYDGDWKLTIQDSNDTYTPVFTSRIRLSLLLGRHFVRNEETLFFPMGGASHSFLLRCRRWQKQDHLTFRIKELTAFGIAKLFGRSLKEKHMWLVYEKFCITAQENGFYFFEYCMKNKKDNVFFILDKKSPQWDYMQQYRKNIIPALSFRHILYLLCADLLISPDGRHHAYAWKPMPNPVTRTLNKQKLYFLQHGVLALKNVDSLFSVDSSSSVDYFTASSEFEKNIIVNRMGYNPDKVPVTGLARWDGLHDTSDPEHPVILLMPTWRSWLEGQNDEIFQQSSYYQHYASLLSNQELQDYLKAHELKLLFYIHPKLQEFISTFHSEDSQIELYSFDSMPLNQLLMRCSMMITDYSSACWDVYYQGKPVLFYQFDVDDYNRTNGSYLNMEKDLFGDRCTEQEDLVHLIKDYAENGFQEKQKYAEMRKEYFAYIDHNNCQRTYEYIKSQGY, from the coding sequence ATGGAAAAACAGATTTCTATTACCAAGATTAAAATCAGACATTCTCAGATTCTTCTGTTTTTGAATTGTCCTAAAAAACCCGAAACACTTCAGGGTGAGCTTCGCTTTCAGAATGCCTGGCTGAACTTCTGTCATCCAGTTGCCTTCTATCCTGTTGGAAAAAGTCTGGTTTGTCCAATCAACACAGATAAACTTGAAAACTATGATGGTGACTGGAAGCTGACAATCCAGGATTCTAATGACACTTACACTCCTGTTTTCACTAGCCGCATACGCCTTTCTCTGCTTCTCGGCAGACATTTTGTGCGAAATGAAGAAACTCTTTTCTTTCCTATGGGAGGCGCTTCTCACAGCTTTCTTCTGCGCTGCCGCCGCTGGCAGAAACAGGATCATCTGACTTTCAGAATCAAAGAGCTGACAGCCTTTGGTATTGCAAAACTATTTGGTCGTTCTCTGAAGGAAAAACACATGTGGCTTGTGTATGAGAAATTCTGCATCACAGCTCAGGAAAACGGTTTTTATTTTTTTGAATACTGTATGAAAAATAAGAAAGACAATGTATTTTTTATACTGGATAAAAAATCTCCTCAGTGGGATTATATGCAGCAATATCGAAAAAACATCATTCCTGCCTTGAGTTTTCGCCATATCCTGTATCTGCTGTGCGCTGATCTTCTAATCTCTCCGGATGGAAGACACCACGCCTATGCATGGAAGCCTATGCCAAACCCTGTGACCCGAACACTCAACAAACAGAAATTATATTTTCTGCAGCATGGTGTTTTGGCTCTCAAAAACGTTGATAGTCTTTTCAGCGTTGACTCTTCGTCTTCCGTTGATTATTTTACTGCATCATCAGAATTCGAAAAGAATATTATCGTAAACCGCATGGGATATAACCCGGATAAAGTTCCGGTAACCGGACTTGCCCGCTGGGACGGCCTCCACGATACTTCAGACCCGGAGCATCCTGTTATCCTACTCATGCCTACCTGGCGCTCCTGGCTGGAAGGACAGAATGACGAAATTTTCCAACAGAGCAGTTATTATCAACATTATGCTTCTCTCCTGAGCAATCAGGAACTTCAGGATTATCTGAAAGCACATGAACTGAAACTGCTGTTTTATATTCATCCAAAACTACAGGAATTTATCAGCACTTTCCATTCCGAAGACTCTCAGATTGAGCTGTATTCCTTTGATTCCATGCCTCTGAACCAGCTTCTCATGCGGTGTTCCATGATGATCACGGATTACTCCAGTGCCTGCTGGGATGTTTATTATCAGGGAAAACCCGTTCTGTTCTATCAATTTGATGTGGATGACTATAACAGGACTAATGGAAGTTACCTCAATATGGAAAAAGATCTGTTCGGCGACCGTTGCACAGAGCAGGAAGATCTCGTTCATCTGATCAAAGATTATGCTGAAAACGGCTTTCAGGAAAAACAGAAATACGCCGAAATGCGCAAAGAATATTTTGCTTATATCGATCACAATAACTGTCAGCGAACCTACGAATACATCAAAAGCCAGGGCTATTAA
- a CDS encoding sulfite exporter TauE/SafE family protein produces the protein MILVYLVVCFFVFLAGFVDSIAGGGGLISLPAYMIAGLPVHTAIATNKMSSFMGTSVATYHYMKKGFMKWKICIPAIFGAIAGSWMGSHLALLISDRVLKIAMVIVLPVILFYVLRSKALQGNDENTTDAVNGMLIFKCILIAVVIGIYDGIYGPGTGTFLMLLFTGFCHMTLNDAAGTTKAINLTTNITALVVFLINGKVLLPLGIAAGCCNMAGNYLGSHSFTSNGHKIVKPVMIVVIVIFFIKVVTELV, from the coding sequence GTGATATTAGTTTATCTGGTAGTATGTTTTTTTGTATTTCTGGCAGGATTTGTAGATTCGATTGCCGGCGGTGGGGGACTGATCTCTCTTCCGGCATATATGATCGCCGGATTGCCGGTACATACTGCGATTGCAACAAATAAAATGAGCAGCTTCATGGGGACTTCTGTTGCAACTTACCATTATATGAAAAAGGGCTTTATGAAGTGGAAAATATGTATTCCGGCAATTTTTGGTGCGATTGCCGGGTCCTGGATGGGGTCTCATCTTGCATTACTCATTTCAGACAGAGTTCTCAAAATAGCAATGGTGATCGTTTTGCCGGTAATCTTATTTTATGTTCTCAGAAGCAAAGCACTGCAGGGGAATGACGAAAATACTACAGATGCAGTCAATGGAATGCTGATCTTTAAATGCATTCTGATCGCAGTGGTAATCGGCATTTATGACGGAATTTATGGACCGGGAACAGGCACGTTCCTGATGCTTCTTTTTACAGGATTCTGCCATATGACACTGAATGATGCAGCGGGAACAACGAAGGCAATCAATCTTACAACCAATATTACGGCACTGGTTGTGTTTTTGATCAATGGTAAGGTACTCCTGCCACTGGGAATTGCTGCGGGCTGCTGTAATATGGCAGGAAACTATCTTGGAAGTCACAGTTTTACATCAAATGGTCATAAGATCGTGAAACCGGTCATGATCGTCGTGATCGTAATTTTCTTTATCAAAGTAGTAACAGAATTGGTTTAA